CTGCAGTTGGAATGGTCACCAAACCCTCCAACGAACAGTCCCAAGACTTCTCCATCCATAACGAGGACTTCCCTGCACTGCCTGGTCCCAACTACAAGGACCCCACGTCCAACAATGACGACAGCAAAACGGTGGgtctttcatctctaggaggaaCTTAGACATTTGATATAAGGTTCCGTTTGGTGGTGTTCCTGCTGAGTGGAGTTGATCATCGCCTGTGTGACTCATGTAGCTCAGCTCTGAGGCTTCGTCGATGGGTAGAGAGACCTGGAACTAAACTAGGACAAACTAACTTATTATTGATTCATGTTGCAGG
This region of Oncorhynchus nerka isolate Pitt River unplaced genomic scaffold, Oner_Uvic_2.0 unplaced_scaffold_6675, whole genome shotgun sequence genomic DNA includes:
- the LOC135566203 gene encoding CCR4-NOT transcription complex subunit 2-like is translated as MVTKPSNEQSQDFSIHNEDFPALPGPNYKDPTSNNDDSKTNLNSSGKTSSSTDGPKFPGDKSSTAQNNNQLKKGIQVLPD